The following are from one region of the Coffea eugenioides isolate CCC68of chromosome 2, Ceug_1.0, whole genome shotgun sequence genome:
- the LOC113760029 gene encoding F-box/LRR-repeat protein 20-like encodes MIVVVMLNLFSCVLGISDIGMKAIATHLPYLQSLDVSYCRKLRDEGLSAVAQGCRDLRILHLVGCRFVTDSLLRTLSDNCNNLEELGLQGCSSITDSGLVLLVQGFWRLKNLDVNKCNNVGDIGVTSVSKACSSLKTLKLLDCYNVGDASILSVANFCGDLQNLIIGGCRDVSDESLKQLAVACSNSLKNLRMDWCLNISDSSIECILQNCKQLEVLDIGCCEEVTDAAFQGLGGGLFELHLKILKVSNYPKITVVGIGNLLKSCNSLKYLDVRSCPQVTKADCDQAGLQFPETCKVNFTGSLTDPEVLF; translated from the coding sequence ATGATTGTTGTTGTAATGCTTAACTTATTCTCTTGTGTTTTAGGTATATCAGATATAGGTATGAAAGCAATCGCTACTCATCTCCCTTATCTGCAGTCATTAGATGTTTCATATTGTAGGAAACTAAGAGATGAGGGGTTGTCTGCTGTGGCTCAGGGCTGTCGTGACCTGAGAATCTTACATCTTGTTGGCTGCAGATTTGTGACGGATTCATTGTTAAGAACTCTTTCTGACAACTGCAATAACCTAGAAGAATTGGGTTTGCAAGGATGCTCAAGCATAACCGATTCTGGTCTTGTGCTTCTTGTTCAAGGCTTTTGGAGGCTGAAGAACTTAGATGTAAACAAATGCAACAATGTTGGTGATATAGGGGTAACTAGTGTTTCTAAAGCTTGTTCTTCTTTGAAGACATTGAAGTTGTTGGATTGCTATAATGTTGGAGATGCATCCATATTATCCGTGGCCAACTTCTGTGGAGATCTTCAGAATTTAATAATTGGTGGTTGCCGCGACGTATCTGACGAGTCCCTCAAGCAATTGGCAGTTGCTTGTAGCAATAGTCTTAAGAATCTTCGGATGGATTGGTGTTTAAACATTTCTGATTCTTCAATAGAGTGCATACTTCAAAATTGCAAGCAGCTTGAGGTGCTTGATATAGGTTGCTGTGAAGAGGTGACAGATGCTGCATTTCAGGGACTTGGAGGTGGACTCTTCGAGCTTCATTTGAAGATTTTGAAGGTTAGTAACTATCCAAAGATCACAGTAGTAGGGATTGGCAATCTATTGAAGTCGTGCAACTCTCTCAAATATCTTGATGTACGGTCATGCCCTCAAGTTACTAAAGCGGATTGTGATCAGGCCGGATTGCAGTTTCCTGAAACTTGTAAAGTTAACTTTACTGGGAGTTTGACTGATCCTGAGGTGTTATTCTAG